A single region of the Aptenodytes patagonicus chromosome 7, bAptPat1.pri.cur, whole genome shotgun sequence genome encodes:
- the PTPRJ gene encoding receptor-type tyrosine-protein phosphatase eta isoform X1 yields MRRLLLPLPLPCLLLPPLLLLLLPAEVRCTIACTEDCSSKNVTVETGTSSNDELSVNSTSGNKTYGGGISSREVSLSDSAIGNQNNVTHPRPVLDLKAEYVGVTSVNLTWAVNDSASNSSYTYRIEVVNGTSLRNLMSNVTKVEITELIPGTLYNFTVFAVTADGETEGEGVSIRLYTKPSPIHDLKVEYVGVTSVNLTWAVNDSASNSYTYRIEVVNDTSIRNLTSDVTKVEITELIPGAMDNFTVFAVAADGETEGEGVSIRLYTKPSPIHDLKVEYVGVTSVNLTWAVNDSASNSYTYRIEVVNDTSIRNLTSDVTKVEITELIPGAMYSFTVFAVAADGETEGEGVSIRLYTKPSPIHDLKVEYVGVTSVNLTWAVNDSASNSYTYRIEVVSSTSIRNLTSDVTKVEITELIPGAMYSFTVFAVAADGETEGEGVSIRLYTKPRPVLNLKAEYVGMTSVNLTWVVNNTASNSYTYRIEVVSSTSIRNLTSDVAKVEITELIPGAMHNFTVFAVAADGETEGEGVSIRLYTKPSPIHDLKVEYVGVTSVNLTWVVNNTASNSYTYRIEVVSSTSIRNLTSDVTKVEITELIPGAMYSFTVFAVAADGETEGEGVSIRLYTIPASVNLFQCEPVAKQSSLMLKWECPSGNNSGFKIKIFNNTWEKEERAPSCMREGSEKTFRTASLDYFSTYNVTIATLSNSSESPPVQKMCNTSITDPPAPSKAPSVKAVSHSSLSVEFSDFESVNGPLKAYAVMITTEEQSCESLKSELNNTYKDFKKKMTVAYVTYVIDTEQTKSPSFHSQNGTNIVNVGKGNTMYGYENGPLIPLHSYRASVAGFTNITFTMANIIVGEDSYVSFSPCSKAVLLPQDPGVIAGAVIGCLLAILAVVAIGGFIFWRRRRKDKRNTEVSFSPIKSKMIKVENFESYFKKQQADSNCGFAEEYEELKSAGVHQPKFAAELAENRGKNRYNNVLPYDISRVKLSDQSSATDDYINANYMPGYNSKKAFIAAQGPLPDTIEDFWRMIWEKNIYSIVMLTKCVEQGRTKCEQYWPDKQSKSYGDIIVTMVLEIVLPEWTIRDFTVEESNTPESHTVRQFHFTSWPDHGVPEATDLLINFRHLVHEYSSQNPVDSPTLVHCSAGVGRTGTFIAIDRLIQQIEMENTVDVYGVVYDLRMHRPLMVQTEDQYVFLNQCVMDIIRSQKDKKTDLIYQNMTAMAIYENFTPGPGFGKANGYHA; encoded by the exons GTCAGATGTACGATTGCCT gcacTGAGGATTGCAGTTCAAAAAATGTAACTGTAGAAACAGGAACCAGTAGTAATGATGAATTATCAGTAAACTCTACAAGTGGGAACAAAACCTATGGAGGTGGAATATCATCCAGGGAAGTGTCACTATCTGACAGCGCAATAGGCAATCAGAACAATGTAACAC ACCCCAGGCCAGTTCTTGATCTCAAGGCAGAATATGTTGGCGTGACTTCTGTCAACTTAACATGGGCGGTGAATGACTCTGCTTCCAACTCCTCCTACACGTACAGGATAGAGGTTGTAAATGGTACCTCTCTTAGGAACCTGATGTCCAATGTCACCAAAGTCGAAATTACAGAGTTAATCCCTGGGACATTGTATAATTTCACAGTATTTGCAGTAACAGCTGATGGTGAGACAGAAGGAGAAGGGGTGTCCATAAGGCTGTATACGA AGCCCAGCCCAATCCATGATCTCAAGGTGGAATATGTTGGCGTGACTTCTGTCAACTTAACATGGGCGGTGAATGACTCTGCTTCCAACTCCTACACGTACAGGATAGAGGTTGTAAATGATACCTCTATTAGGAACCTGACGTCCGATGTTACCAAAGTCGAAATTACAGAGTTAATCCCTGGGGCGATGGACAATTTCACAGTATTTGCAGTAGCGGCTGATGGTGAGACAGAAGGAGAAGGGGTGTCCATAAGGCTGTATACAA AGCCCAGCCCAATCCATGATCTCAAGGTGGAATATGTTGGCGTGACTTCTGTCAACTTAACATGGGCGGTGAATGACTCTGCTTCCAACTCCTACACGTACAGGATAGAGGTTGTAAATGATACCTCTATTAGGAACCTGACGTCCGATGTCACCAAAGTCGAAATTACAGAGTTAATCCCTGGGGCGATGTACAGTTTCACAGTATTTGCAGTAGCAGCTGATGGTGAGACGGAAGGAGAAGGGGTGTCCATAAGGCTGTATACAA AGCCCAGCCCAATCCATGATCTCAAGGTGGAATATGTTGGCGTGACTTCTGTCAACTTAACATGGGCGGTGAATGACTCTGCTTCCAACTCCTACACGTACAGGATAGAGGTTGTAAGCAGTACCTCTATTAGGAACCTGACGTCCGATGTTACCAAAGTCGAAATTACAGAGTTAATCCCTGGGGCGATGTACAGTTTCACAGTATTTGCAGTAGCGGCTGATGGTGAGACAGAAGGAGAAGGGGTGTCCATAAGGCTGTATACAA AGCCCAGACCAGTTCTTAATCTCAAGGCAGAATATGTTGGCATGACTTCTGTCAACTTAACGTGGGTGGTGAACAACACTGCTTCCAACTCATACACGTACAGGATAGAGGTTGTAAGCAGTACCTCTATTAGGAACCTGACGTCCGATGTTGCTAAAGTCGAAATTACAGAGTTAATCCCTGGAGCGATGCACAATTTCACAGTATTTGCAGTAGCGGCTGATGGTGAGACGGAAGGAGAAGGGGTGTCCATAAGGCTGTATACAA AGCCCAGCCCAATCCATGATCTCAAGGTGGAATATGTTGGCGTGACTTCTGTCAACTTAACGTGGGTGGTGAACAACACTGCTTCCAACTCCTACACGTACAGGATAGAGGTTGTAAGCAGTACCTCTATTAGGAACCTGACGTCCGATGTTACCAAAGTCGAAATTACAGAGTTAATCCCTGGGGCGATGTACAGTTTCACAGTATTTGCAGTAGCGGCTGATGGTGAGACGGAAGGAGAAGGGGTGTCCATAAGGCTGTATACAA ttcctgCCTCAGtaaatttatttcagtgtgaaCCAGTGGCCAAGCAGTCTTCCCTAATGCTTAAGTGGGAGTGTCCTTCTGGTAACAATTCTggcttcaaaattaaaatatttaataatacatGGGAAAAAGAAGAACGGGCTCCATCCTGCATGAGAGAAGGCTCAGAGAAAACCTTCAGAACAGCATCTTTAGATTATTTCAGCACCTATAATGTTACTATTGCAACTCTTTCAAATAGTTCTGAAAGCCCTCCAGTGCAGAAAATGTGTAATACGAGCATTACTG ACCCACCTGCTCCAAGCAAAGCTCCTTCAGTCAAGGCAGTCAGCCACAGCTCGTTGTCTGTTGAATTCTCTGATTTTGAGTCAGTGAATGGACCATTAAAAGCCTATGCAGTAATGATCACAACAGAAGAACAAA gttGTGAGTCTTTGAAGTCTGAATTGAACAACACGTACAAAGATTTCAAGAAGAAGATGACAGTCGCCTATGTAACATATGTTATAGATACAGAGCAAACAAAATCACCTTCTTTCCATTCTCAGAATGGTACAAACATCGTTAATGTAGGCAAGGGAAACACAATGTATGGCTACGAAAATGGACCATTGATTCCACTTCATTCATACAG GGCAAGTGTTGCAGGTTTCACTAATATAACCTTTACTATGGCCAACATCATTGTGGGGGAAGATAGTTATGTATCGTTTTCACCCTGTTCTAAGGCGGTTTTGCTACCCCAGGATCCAG GTGTTATTGCTGGAGCTGTTATTGGATGCCTTTTAGCTATATTGGCTGTAGTTGCTATTGGGGGTTTCATAttttggagaaggagaag GAAGgataaaagaaatactgaagtgtCCTTTTCTCCAATTAA ATCAAAAATGATTAAAGTGGAGAACTTTGAGTCCTACTTTAAGAAGCAGCAAGCAGACTCCAACTGTGGTTTTGCTGAAGAGTATGAG GAACTCAAGTCAGCTGGTGTTCATCAGCCCAAATTTGCTGCTGAACTTGCggagaacaggggaaaaaatagatacAACAATGTCTTACCAT atgaTATTTCTCGTGTTAAACTTTCAGATCAAAGCTCTGCAACTGATGATTATATTAATGCAAACTATATGCCT ggCTATAACTCAAAGAAGGCATTTATTGCTGCACAGGGTCCTTTACCCGATACTATAGAAGACTTCTGGCGCATGATTTGGGAAAAGAATATCTACTCTATTGTTATGTTGACAAAATGTGTTGAACAAGGCCGg ACAAAATGTGAGCAATACTGGCCAGACAAACAATCCAAGAGCTATGGTGACATTATTGTGACAATGGTCTTGGAGATTGTCCTTCCAGAATGGACAATAAGGGACTTCACTGTAGAAGAG tccaacacacCAGAGAGCCACACAGTGCGCCAGTTCCATTTCACCTCCTGGCCAGATCATGGAGTGCCGGAGGCAACAGACCTTCTCATCAACTTTAGACACCTTGTTCATGAGTACAGCAGTCAAAATCCAGTCGACTCTCCTACTCTGGTGCACTGCAG TGCTGGTGTCGGGAGGACAGGGACTTTCATTGCCATTGACCGCCTGATTCAGCAGATTGAAATGGAGAATACTGTGGATGTGTATGGAGTGGTATATGATCTTCGCATGCACCGACCTTTAATGGTGCAAACAGAG
- the PTPRJ gene encoding receptor-type tyrosine-protein phosphatase eta isoform X2: MRRLLLPLPLPCLLLPPLLLLLLPAEVRCTIACTEDCSSKNVTVETGTSSNDELSVNSTSGNKTYGGGISSREVSLSDSAIGNQNNVTHPRPVLDLKAEYVGVTSVNLTWAVNDSASNSSYTYRIEVVNGTSLRNLMSNVTKVEITELIPGTLYNFTVFAVTADGETEGEGVSIRLYTKPSPIHDLKVEYVGVTSVNLTWAVNDSASNSYTYRIEVVNDTSIRNLTSDVTKVEITELIPGAMDNFTVFAVAADGETEGEGVSIRLYTKPSPIHDLKVEYVGVTSVNLTWAVNDSASNSYTYRIEVVNDTSIRNLTSDVTKVEITELIPGAMYSFTVFAVAADGETEGEGVSIRLYTKPSPIHDLKVEYVGVTSVNLTWAVNDSASNSYTYRIEVVSSTSIRNLTSDVTKVEITELIPGAMYSFTVFAVAADGETEGEGVSIRLYTKPRPVLNLKAEYVGMTSVNLTWVVNNTASNSYTYRIEVVSSTSIRNLTSDVAKVEITELIPGAMHNFTVFAVAADGETEGEGVSIRLYTKPSPIHDLKVEYVGVTSVNLTWVVNNTASNSYTYRIEVVSSTSIRNLTSDVTKVEITELIPGAMYSFTVFAVAADGETEGEGVSIRLYTIPASVNLFQCEPVAKQSSLMLKWECPSGNNSGFKIKIFNNTWEKEERAPSCMREGSEKTFRTASLDYFSTYNVTIATLSNSSESPPVQKMCNTSITDPPAPSKAPSVKAVSHSSLSVEFSDFESVNGPLKAYAVMITTEEQSCESLKSELNNTYKDFKKKMTVAYVTYVIDTEQTKSPSFHSQNGTNIVNVGKGNTMYGYENGPLIPLHSYRASVAGFTNITFTMANIIVGEDSYVSFSPCSKAVLLPQDPGVIAGAVIGCLLAILAVVAIGGFIFWRRRRKDKRNTEVSFSPIKSKMIKVENFESYFKKQQADSNCGFAEEYEAGAPPCLPLRFCFLQSFRDVLAPFLPVTSAKLTLSSSLPWGQNECAVDVSVCKTVSGF; encoded by the exons GTCAGATGTACGATTGCCT gcacTGAGGATTGCAGTTCAAAAAATGTAACTGTAGAAACAGGAACCAGTAGTAATGATGAATTATCAGTAAACTCTACAAGTGGGAACAAAACCTATGGAGGTGGAATATCATCCAGGGAAGTGTCACTATCTGACAGCGCAATAGGCAATCAGAACAATGTAACAC ACCCCAGGCCAGTTCTTGATCTCAAGGCAGAATATGTTGGCGTGACTTCTGTCAACTTAACATGGGCGGTGAATGACTCTGCTTCCAACTCCTCCTACACGTACAGGATAGAGGTTGTAAATGGTACCTCTCTTAGGAACCTGATGTCCAATGTCACCAAAGTCGAAATTACAGAGTTAATCCCTGGGACATTGTATAATTTCACAGTATTTGCAGTAACAGCTGATGGTGAGACAGAAGGAGAAGGGGTGTCCATAAGGCTGTATACGA AGCCCAGCCCAATCCATGATCTCAAGGTGGAATATGTTGGCGTGACTTCTGTCAACTTAACATGGGCGGTGAATGACTCTGCTTCCAACTCCTACACGTACAGGATAGAGGTTGTAAATGATACCTCTATTAGGAACCTGACGTCCGATGTTACCAAAGTCGAAATTACAGAGTTAATCCCTGGGGCGATGGACAATTTCACAGTATTTGCAGTAGCGGCTGATGGTGAGACAGAAGGAGAAGGGGTGTCCATAAGGCTGTATACAA AGCCCAGCCCAATCCATGATCTCAAGGTGGAATATGTTGGCGTGACTTCTGTCAACTTAACATGGGCGGTGAATGACTCTGCTTCCAACTCCTACACGTACAGGATAGAGGTTGTAAATGATACCTCTATTAGGAACCTGACGTCCGATGTCACCAAAGTCGAAATTACAGAGTTAATCCCTGGGGCGATGTACAGTTTCACAGTATTTGCAGTAGCAGCTGATGGTGAGACGGAAGGAGAAGGGGTGTCCATAAGGCTGTATACAA AGCCCAGCCCAATCCATGATCTCAAGGTGGAATATGTTGGCGTGACTTCTGTCAACTTAACATGGGCGGTGAATGACTCTGCTTCCAACTCCTACACGTACAGGATAGAGGTTGTAAGCAGTACCTCTATTAGGAACCTGACGTCCGATGTTACCAAAGTCGAAATTACAGAGTTAATCCCTGGGGCGATGTACAGTTTCACAGTATTTGCAGTAGCGGCTGATGGTGAGACAGAAGGAGAAGGGGTGTCCATAAGGCTGTATACAA AGCCCAGACCAGTTCTTAATCTCAAGGCAGAATATGTTGGCATGACTTCTGTCAACTTAACGTGGGTGGTGAACAACACTGCTTCCAACTCATACACGTACAGGATAGAGGTTGTAAGCAGTACCTCTATTAGGAACCTGACGTCCGATGTTGCTAAAGTCGAAATTACAGAGTTAATCCCTGGAGCGATGCACAATTTCACAGTATTTGCAGTAGCGGCTGATGGTGAGACGGAAGGAGAAGGGGTGTCCATAAGGCTGTATACAA AGCCCAGCCCAATCCATGATCTCAAGGTGGAATATGTTGGCGTGACTTCTGTCAACTTAACGTGGGTGGTGAACAACACTGCTTCCAACTCCTACACGTACAGGATAGAGGTTGTAAGCAGTACCTCTATTAGGAACCTGACGTCCGATGTTACCAAAGTCGAAATTACAGAGTTAATCCCTGGGGCGATGTACAGTTTCACAGTATTTGCAGTAGCGGCTGATGGTGAGACGGAAGGAGAAGGGGTGTCCATAAGGCTGTATACAA ttcctgCCTCAGtaaatttatttcagtgtgaaCCAGTGGCCAAGCAGTCTTCCCTAATGCTTAAGTGGGAGTGTCCTTCTGGTAACAATTCTggcttcaaaattaaaatatttaataatacatGGGAAAAAGAAGAACGGGCTCCATCCTGCATGAGAGAAGGCTCAGAGAAAACCTTCAGAACAGCATCTTTAGATTATTTCAGCACCTATAATGTTACTATTGCAACTCTTTCAAATAGTTCTGAAAGCCCTCCAGTGCAGAAAATGTGTAATACGAGCATTACTG ACCCACCTGCTCCAAGCAAAGCTCCTTCAGTCAAGGCAGTCAGCCACAGCTCGTTGTCTGTTGAATTCTCTGATTTTGAGTCAGTGAATGGACCATTAAAAGCCTATGCAGTAATGATCACAACAGAAGAACAAA gttGTGAGTCTTTGAAGTCTGAATTGAACAACACGTACAAAGATTTCAAGAAGAAGATGACAGTCGCCTATGTAACATATGTTATAGATACAGAGCAAACAAAATCACCTTCTTTCCATTCTCAGAATGGTACAAACATCGTTAATGTAGGCAAGGGAAACACAATGTATGGCTACGAAAATGGACCATTGATTCCACTTCATTCATACAG GGCAAGTGTTGCAGGTTTCACTAATATAACCTTTACTATGGCCAACATCATTGTGGGGGAAGATAGTTATGTATCGTTTTCACCCTGTTCTAAGGCGGTTTTGCTACCCCAGGATCCAG GTGTTATTGCTGGAGCTGTTATTGGATGCCTTTTAGCTATATTGGCTGTAGTTGCTATTGGGGGTTTCATAttttggagaaggagaag GAAGgataaaagaaatactgaagtgtCCTTTTCTCCAATTAA ATCAAAAATGATTAAAGTGGAGAACTTTGAGTCCTACTTTAAGAAGCAGCAAGCAGACTCCAACTGTGGTTTTGCTGAAGAGTATGAG GCTGGTGCTCCGCCTTGCCTTCCTCTCAGATTTTGCTTCCTTCAGTCCTTTCGTGACGTACttgctccttttctccctgtaACGTCTGCAAAGCTTACGCTAAGTAGTTCACTGCCTTGGGGTCAGAATGAGTGTGCAGTTGATGTCAGTGTCTGCAAAACTGTTTCTGGGTTTTAA